In a single window of the Shumkonia mesophila genome:
- the lpxA gene encoding acyl-ACP--UDP-N-acetylglucosamine O-acyltransferase translates to MTEIHPTAIVANGAQLGANVSIGAYCCVGPQVVLEDGVQLHSHVVVEGRTRVGARTRIFPFASIGHIPQDLKYKGEPSELAIGRDNTIREHVTMNPGTEGGGMVTRVGNHGLFMVGAHVAHDCQIGDHVIFVNNATLGGHVEVGDWAILGGLSAVHQFVRIGKHAMIGGMSGIEADVIPYGTVIGNRARLSGLNIVGLKRRGFSRDVIHALRNAYRLLFAPEGTMAERLDDVAQTYSDNEPVMEIVGFIRAASSRALCQPALEDAA, encoded by the coding sequence ATGACCGAGATCCATCCCACGGCGATCGTCGCCAACGGCGCCCAACTGGGCGCGAACGTCAGCATCGGGGCGTACTGCTGCGTCGGCCCCCAGGTCGTCCTGGAAGACGGCGTCCAACTGCATTCGCACGTCGTCGTCGAGGGGCGCACGCGGGTGGGCGCGAGAACCCGCATCTTTCCGTTCGCCTCCATCGGCCATATCCCGCAGGACCTGAAGTACAAGGGCGAGCCCTCGGAACTGGCGATCGGGCGCGACAACACCATCCGCGAGCACGTCACCATGAACCCCGGCACCGAGGGCGGCGGCATGGTGACGCGGGTCGGCAACCACGGGCTGTTCATGGTGGGGGCGCATGTCGCCCACGACTGCCAGATCGGCGATCACGTCATCTTCGTCAACAACGCCACCCTGGGCGGCCACGTCGAGGTCGGCGACTGGGCCATCCTGGGCGGGCTGTCGGCCGTGCATCAGTTCGTGCGCATCGGCAAGCACGCCATGATCGGCGGCATGTCGGGCATCGAGGCGGACGTCATTCCCTACGGCACGGTGATCGGCAACCGGGCGCGCCTTTCGGGGCTCAACATCGTCGGGCTGAAGCGCCGCGGCTTCTCGCGCGACGTCATCCACGCGCTGCGCAACGCCTATCGGCTGCTGTTCGCCCCGGAGGGGACGATGGCCGAGCGCCTGGACGACGTCGCCCAGACGTACAGCGACAACGAGCCGGTCATGGAAATCGTCGGGTTCATCCGGGCGGCTTCGTCGCGGGCGCTTTGCCAGCCCGCCCTGGAAGATGCCGCCTAA
- a CDS encoding LpxI family protein, whose product MPPKLGILAGGGTLPALLVDTCIRSQRPFFVIAFAGQADAALVAPRPDGRPVPHAWVRVGAAGRAVKLLRREGAAELVMAGRMRRPALMTLRPDLWALRFLLRHCGLKRGDDALLRALIEALGEEGFAVVGVDSLLPDLLAPAGVLGAVQPDAAALADVGLGIEAALSIGARDVGQAAVARHGRVIGREGREGTDALLAACAGERPAAPSGVLVKMAKPGQERRVDLPAIGPGTVAAAARAGLAGIAVEAGGALLVERDGLIAAADAAGLFVLGVEAAERRP is encoded by the coding sequence ATGCCGCCTAAGCTCGGCATCCTGGCCGGCGGCGGAACGCTGCCGGCCCTTCTGGTCGACACCTGCATCCGGTCGCAGCGGCCGTTTTTCGTGATCGCCTTCGCGGGGCAGGCGGATGCCGCCCTGGTGGCGCCGCGCCCCGACGGCCGGCCCGTTCCCCACGCCTGGGTCAGGGTGGGCGCGGCCGGCCGCGCGGTGAAGCTGCTGCGCCGCGAGGGCGCCGCCGAGTTGGTCATGGCCGGGCGCATGCGGCGCCCCGCGCTGATGACGTTGCGCCCGGACCTGTGGGCCCTGCGTTTCCTTCTGCGTCATTGCGGCCTCAAGCGGGGCGACGACGCCCTGCTGCGGGCCCTCATCGAGGCGCTCGGCGAGGAAGGCTTCGCCGTCGTCGGCGTCGATTCCCTGTTGCCCGACCTGCTGGCGCCGGCGGGCGTTCTGGGCGCCGTGCAGCCGGACGCCGCCGCCCTGGCCGACGTCGGGCTGGGCATCGAGGCGGCGCTTTCCATCGGCGCCCGCGACGTCGGCCAGGCGGCGGTGGCGCGCCACGGCCGGGTGATCGGGCGCGAGGGGCGCGAGGGCACCGACGCCTTGCTGGCCGCCTGCGCCGGCGAGCGACCGGCGGCGCCCTCGGGCGTGCTGGTCAAGATGGCCAAGCCCGGACAGGAACGGCGCGTCGACCTGCCGGCCATCGGCCCCGGCACGGTGGCGGCGGCGGCGCGCGCCGGTCTCGCCGGCATCGCGGTGGAAGCCGGGGGCGCGCTGCTGGTCGAGCGCGACGGGCTGATCGCGGCGGCCGACGCCGCCGGCCTGTTCGTCCTGGGCGTCGAGGCGGCGGAGCGACGGCCATGA